A stretch of the Candidatus Latescibacter sp. genome encodes the following:
- a CDS encoding cupin domain-containing protein, giving the protein MKKLLVLLLALSFPIVAYAQEKGTLDLYNLDVKPFDPAVDPDGALFVKNWKDSVKRTVFGALSEWDILTPCDGTSERPKTRGAVLTAIKRLTYGVLNPGKTTTPAVLKDEQKIFYFVSGNGTLAGDKKSTEVREGIGVVVAPGINFTIKNTGKDPLAMYIITEPIPAGFKPNTEIVVKDERGTRWSSNNVHWSHNYKNFLTAKDGLAVITGMGPVWYLPETIGQPHTHGDPSEEIWFALSGDTTLLLGKQFFHLPPGAGYKIPPTGFTGHANINASDKPIKMFWLMRNVKTDKVGFKYGQLDPKPYDPKTESHIDMFISGYKEHMQFSTHGTLLERPIFTHNGGDAASPTDRGSVLKYLDRFTYAMLVEGDRTTPTTLKDTQELYYILEGKGIVTGGGKTYNLFPGAAFMVPAGLEFVMENTTGAPMTMFLAAEKVDESFKPVKEIVWRDENVEKFHTTNSHWVHNNKWLIQKKEGLSKIDLFLTVTLLPDTFAQPHSHDPGTEEIWAPIDGAVNFMLGKQLRKMDVGEAYLIPPDSKTPHANFNQSKKPVKMLYIGLFNQK; this is encoded by the coding sequence GTGAAAAAACTTCTGGTACTACTGTTGGCGCTTTCTTTTCCCATTGTCGCTTATGCGCAGGAAAAAGGTACGCTCGACCTGTACAATCTCGACGTGAAACCGTTCGATCCGGCGGTCGATCCTGACGGCGCACTGTTCGTGAAAAACTGGAAGGATTCGGTAAAACGTACCGTATTCGGCGCCCTTTCAGAGTGGGATATCCTCACCCCGTGCGATGGTACTTCCGAGCGCCCGAAAACCCGCGGCGCCGTGCTGACAGCTATTAAAAGGCTTACCTACGGCGTTTTAAATCCGGGGAAAACCACCACTCCTGCCGTTTTGAAAGATGAGCAGAAAATCTTCTATTTCGTTTCCGGAAACGGAACCCTGGCCGGAGATAAAAAGTCCACGGAAGTTCGGGAAGGCATCGGGGTGGTCGTTGCTCCCGGCATCAATTTCACTATAAAAAACACGGGTAAAGATCCCCTCGCCATGTATATCATCACAGAGCCTATTCCTGCCGGTTTCAAGCCGAACACAGAAATCGTGGTCAAGGACGAACGAGGCACCAGGTGGTCGAGCAACAACGTTCACTGGAGCCATAACTACAAGAATTTCCTCACCGCAAAGGATGGTCTCGCGGTTATTACCGGCATGGGCCCCGTATGGTATTTACCGGAGACCATCGGACAGCCTCATACTCATGGCGACCCGTCCGAAGAAATCTGGTTCGCCCTCAGCGGCGACACAACTCTCCTTCTCGGCAAGCAATTCTTCCACCTGCCCCCCGGCGCCGGGTACAAGATTCCTCCCACCGGCTTCACCGGTCATGCAAACATCAATGCTTCCGACAAACCCATCAAAATGTTCTGGTTGATGCGCAACGTAAAAACCGATAAAGTAGGATTCAAATACGGGCAGCTCGATCCGAAACCGTACGATCCCAAGACCGAATCCCATATTGACATGTTCATTTCCGGCTATAAAGAGCACATGCAATTTTCCACCCACGGCACCTTGCTGGAGCGTCCCATCTTCACCCATAATGGCGGCGACGCCGCCAGTCCGACCGACCGCGGAAGCGTCCTCAAATACCTCGACCGTTTCACCTATGCCATGCTTGTGGAAGGCGACCGAACAACGCCGACCACTTTGAAGGACACCCAGGAACTCTATTATATCCTGGAAGGAAAGGGCATAGTGACCGGCGGCGGAAAGACGTATAATCTCTTCCCCGGTGCGGCTTTCATGGTTCCGGCGGGCCTTGAATTTGTCATGGAGAATACCACCGGCGCTCCCATGACCATGTTTCTCGCGGCTGAAAAGGTCGACGAGTCCTTTAAACCGGTCAAGGAAATTGTCTGGCGTGATGAGAATGTGGAGAAGTTCCACACCACGAATTCCCACTGGGTTCACAATAACAAGTGGCTTATACAAAAAAAGGAGGGACTCTCCAAAATCGACCTGTTCCTCACAGTCACCCTTCTGCCGGATACATTTGCCCAGCCGCACAGCCATGATCCGGGCACCGAGGAGATATGGGCGCCCATCGACGGCGCGGTTAACTTTATGCTGGGGAAACAGCTCCGGAAAATGGATGTAGGGGAAGCGTACCTCATTCCCCCGGACAGCAAGACTCCGCACGCCAATTTCAACCAGAGCAAGAAACCCGTTAAAATGCTGTATATCGGTCTGTTCAACCAGAAATAG